From the Garra rufa chromosome 17, GarRuf1.0, whole genome shotgun sequence genome, one window contains:
- the LOC141289867 gene encoding E3 ubiquitin-protein ligase TRIM39-like → MAESSPTSLKGTTRRSSLTLPPSMSSSSGPLTEELQCSICLDVFTDPVSTPCGHNFCKTCLNKCWDNSQTCNCPYCKETFKQRPDLKINTTLREIVDHYKKKSPEKKPEVLCDFCEERKLKALKSCLVCQSSYCETHLQPHFKVAGLKKHKLMDPVSNLEDYICQKHERPLELFCRDDQTCVCLFCTEGDHKNHNTVPIEKESEEKKIQLIKTQKDVQQMIQDRNQKIQDIKYSAEVRKRKTADEKAAHVELFTDLIRSIERCQTELLKMMEEQQKAAEKQEQELIKDLEQEITELKMRNTELEQLSHTEDHLHLLQIYSSQCSPTKTRNWPEISIKTNESMSNLRRFLTQLQDTLNKKLSHSATVTELKWMQQYAVDVNLDPDTACPYLILSDDGKQVRCGDIKQKLPDNPKRFDRYPNVLGKEGFSSGKFYFEVQVKGKTAWDLGVVRESTDRKGEIRLCPSNGRWTVWLRNGNEYSGCNNTLVSLSLRVKPQRVGVFVDYEEGLVCFYDVESSSHIYSFTGQSFTDKLYPFFSPCNNDKGKNSSPLVITPVNYNK, encoded by the exons ATGGCAGAATCTTCACCAACATCATTAAAAGGAACAACGAGGAGAAGCAGTTTGACCTTACCTCCAT CAATGTCATCCTCCAGTGGTCCACTGACTGAGGAGCTTCAGTGCTCTATATGTCTGGATGTGTTCACTGATCCAGTCAGCACTCCATGTGGACACAACTTCTGCAAGACCTGTCTGAATAAGTGCTGGGACAACAGCCAGACCTGCAACTGTCCATACTGTAAAGAAACATTCAAGCAAAGACCTGATCTCAAGATTAATACCACACTCAGAGAGATCGTAGATCACTATAAAAAGAAAAGTCCTGAGAAAAAGCCTGAAGTTCTGTGTGACTTCTGTGAGGAAAGAAAGCTGAAAGCCCTGAAGTCGTGTCTGGTGTGTCAGAGCTCTTACTGTGAAACTCACCTGCAGCCTCATTTCAAAGTGGCAGGTTTAAAGAAACACAAACTGATGGATCCTGTGAGTAATCTGGAGGACTATATATGTCAGAAACATGAGAGACCTCTGGAGCTGTTCTGTAGAGATGATCAGACGTGTGTGTGTCTGTTCTGTACTGAAGGAGATCACAAGAACCACAACACTGTTCCTATAGAAAAGGAGAGTGAAGAGAAGAAG ATTCAACTGATAAAGACACAGAAAGACGTGCAGCAGATGATCCAGGACAGAAACCAGAAAATTCAAGATATCAAATACTCAGCAGAAGTCAGAAAA AGAAAAACAGCAGACGAAAAAGCAGCCCATGTTGAGCTCTTCACTGATctcatccgctccattgagagatGTCAGACTGAACTGCTGAAGATGATGGAGGAGCAGCAGAAAGCAGCGGAGAAACAGGAGCAAGAGCTCATTAAAGATCTGGAGCAGGAGATTACTGAGCTAAAGATGAGAAACACTGAGCTGGAGCAGCTCTCACACACTGAAGATCACCTCCATCTCCTACAG ATTTACTCATCACAGTGCAGCCCTACAAAAACTAGGAACTGGCCAGAAATCAGTATAAAGACTAATGAGAGTATGTCGAATCTGAGGAGATTTCTGACTCAACTGCAGGACACTCTAAACAAGAAACTCAGCCATTCAGCAACAGTTACTG AGCTGAAGTGGATGCAGCAGTATGCAG TGGATGTGAATCTGGATCCTGATACAGCTTGTCCATATCTCATCCTGTCTGATGATGGAAAACAAGTGAGATGTGGAGACATTAAGCAGAAACTCCCAGACAACCCAAAGAGATTTGATAGATATCCTAATGTCCTGGGAAAGGAGGGATTCTCCTCAGGGAAATTTTATTTTGAGGTGCAGGTGAAGGGAAAGACTGCATGGGATTTAGGAGTGGTCAGAGAATCCACTGACAGGAAGGGAGAGATCAGACTGTGTCCCAGCAATGGACGCTGGACTGTATGGCTGAGGAATGGGAATGAATATAGTGGCTGTAATAACACCCTTGTCTCTCTGTCTCTGAGAGTGAAGCCGCAGCGGGTCGGTGTGTTTGTGGATTATGAGGAGGGTCTGGTCTGCTTTTATGATGTGGAGTCCAGCTCTCATATCTACTCTTTCACTGGTCAGTCTTTCACTGACAAACTCTATCCATTTTTTAGCCCATGCAATAATGATAAAGGTAAAAACTCAAGTCCACTGGTCATCACACCTgtcaattacaataaataa